The following proteins are encoded in a genomic region of Liolophura sinensis isolate JHLJ2023 chromosome 5, CUHK_Ljap_v2, whole genome shotgun sequence:
- the LOC135466049 gene encoding uncharacterized protein LOC135466049 isoform X1: protein MGCLKERLLILAICLSVCLSVVTGLRCYVCNYYHLESSDPRVNQALSAITSSSDEDCKNSGTRQQTCRSDREYKCGKVSATVEFSVVGEDVKLGAVTRGCTLNTTISDRCYAATDEDKTKLRAGFASIATVTSVDATGCVCSTDLCNGQLSISAKRFSWLAGLVLAVLARQL from the exons ATGGGATGCCTGAAAGAACGACTGTTGATCTTggccatctgtctgtctgtctgtctgtctgtagtaACAG GCCTGCGGTGCTATGTCTGTAACTATTACCATCTAGAATCATCCGATCCAAGGGTGAACCAAGCCTTGTCTGCAATCACATCCTCTTCTGACGAGGACTGCAAAAACAGTGGTACCAGGCAACAAACGTGTCGCTCCGATAGGGAGTACAAATGTGGCAAAGTGAGTGCCACAGTGGAATTTTCGGTGGTTGGAG AGGACGTAAAGTTGGGTGCGGTGACTCGTGGCTGCACCCTAAATACCACTATCTCAGATAGGTGTTATGCAGCTACTGACGAGGATAAAACCAAACTGCGAGCGGGCTTTGCTTCCATTGCGACCGTCACCTCTGTTGATGCAACAGGTTGTGTATGCTCTACAGATTTATGCAATGGTCAGCTCAGCATTAGCGCCAAGAGATTCTCTTGGCTGGCTGGGCTGGTCCTGGCGGTGCTGGCACGTCAGCTCTAA